One window of Pectobacterium carotovorum genomic DNA carries:
- the purC gene encoding phosphoribosylaminoimidazolesuccinocarboxamide synthase, giving the protein MQKLAELYRGKAKTVYTTEDPDLLVLEFRNDTSAGDGARIEQFDRKGMVNNKFNHFIMSKLEEAGIPTQMVSLLSDNEVLVKKLEMVPVECVVRNRAAGSLVKRLGIEEGIELNPPLFDLFLKNDEMHDPMVNESYCKTFGWVNEENLARMKELSYKANDVLSKLFGDAGLILVDFKLEFGLFKGEVVLGDEFSPDGSRLWDKETLNKMDKDRFRQSLGGLIEAYEEVAHRIGVKLD; this is encoded by the coding sequence ATGCAAAAGCTAGCTGAGCTGTATCGTGGAAAGGCGAAAACCGTCTACACCACCGAAGATCCCGATCTACTGGTGCTGGAGTTCCGCAATGATACATCAGCAGGAGACGGTGCACGCATTGAACAGTTTGACCGTAAAGGAATGGTGAATAACAAATTCAACCATTTCATCATGAGCAAACTGGAAGAAGCAGGAATCCCAACCCAAATGGTGAGCCTGCTGTCTGACAATGAAGTGCTGGTGAAAAAGCTGGAGATGGTGCCGGTCGAGTGTGTCGTGCGCAACCGTGCGGCGGGATCGCTGGTAAAACGTCTGGGTATCGAAGAAGGCATCGAGCTGAACCCGCCGTTGTTCGATCTGTTCCTGAAAAACGATGAAATGCATGACCCGATGGTGAACGAATCTTACTGCAAGACGTTCGGCTGGGTGAATGAAGAGAATCTGGCTCGCATGAAAGAGCTGAGCTACAAGGCGAACGACGTGCTGAGCAAACTGTTTGGCGACGCTGGGCTGATTCTGGTCGATTTCAAGCTGGAGTTTGGTCTGTTCAAAGGGGAAGTTGTGCTGGGTGATGAGTTCTCACCAGACGGCAGCCGCCTGTGGGACAAAGAAACGCTGAACAAAATGGACAAAGACCGTTTCCGTCAGAGCCTCGGTGGCTTGATTGAAGCGTATGAAGAAGTTGCGCACCGTATCGGTGTAAAATTAGACTAA
- a CDS encoding DUF441 domain-containing protein, which produces MAYFDPTLLILLVLAGLGIISHNMTVTLAILVLLAIRITPLNSYFPWVEKYGLSIGIVILTIGVMAPIASGKITASEVMHSFLHWKSLLAILIGVAVSWLGGRGVSLMSNQPSVVAGLLVGTVMGVALFRGVPVGPLIAAGLLSLLIGKT; this is translated from the coding sequence ATGGCTTACTTCGATCCGACATTGTTAATTCTGCTCGTCCTGGCGGGGCTGGGTATCATCAGCCACAACATGACCGTCACACTGGCGATTCTGGTTTTGCTGGCGATACGCATCACGCCTTTGAATAGCTATTTCCCGTGGGTGGAAAAATACGGCCTGAGCATCGGTATCGTCATTCTGACGATTGGTGTGATGGCACCGATTGCCAGCGGAAAAATTACCGCCAGCGAAGTGATGCATTCCTTCCTGCACTGGAAATCCCTGCTGGCGATCCTCATTGGTGTTGCCGTGTCCTGGCTCGGTGGACGCGGCGTGTCGCTGATGAGCAATCAGCCCTCCGTTGTGGCCGGGCTGTTGGTGGGAACGGTCATGGGCGTGGCGCTGTTTCGTGGCGTTCCGGTTGGTCCGCTGATCGCCGCAGGGCTACTTTCTCTGCTGATCGGCAAGACCTGA
- a CDS encoding peptidase U62, translating to MPSLDESPALAMPQTDTLQSLAGDVLDFAAAKGASQAVVSVSQGNRRTIRVRNGDIDTLTQNQSRFLSVTVYFGQRAGTVSSTLFSKDALQDAVGAASTLAKYADEDPCSGLPETQYFARDIYDLALHNADTLTVEQALSLALRAEQAANTAHEYGYSESTEITSQLGDFILANSAGFSAGYPTSLHTLWSHTIARNDTQRQQGFWHTTARAPSLLAPPEAIGHTAAQRAVAQLGARKLSTRRCPVLFDAPMAHSLIHHLVSALSGAALYRSTSFLGQCLGEAITAPHLSLHENPFIPGALASACFDAEGVAASRRHVIHDGIAQGYFLSSYSARRLGLSPTGHAGGAYNLSVSSSQNCPDDDLPALLRSMQKGLLVTTLLGSGLNPMTGDYSQGVAGFWVENGEIQYPVEEITIAGNLKTLLLRCVALGADIHTQGNLSCGSLLIEEMQIAGQ from the coding sequence ATGCCTTCTCTTGATGAATCCCCCGCTCTTGCTATGCCGCAGACCGATACGCTTCAGTCTTTGGCCGGAGACGTGCTGGACTTCGCTGCCGCCAAAGGCGCGAGTCAGGCAGTCGTTAGCGTCTCGCAGGGAAACCGCCGCACGATCCGCGTCAGGAACGGAGATATTGATACGCTGACGCAAAACCAAAGTCGCTTCCTGTCCGTTACGGTCTATTTCGGCCAGCGCGCAGGCACCGTTTCTTCTACCTTGTTCAGCAAAGACGCGTTGCAGGATGCCGTTGGTGCCGCCAGCACGCTGGCAAAATACGCCGATGAAGACCCTTGTAGCGGCCTGCCGGAAACGCAGTATTTTGCCCGTGATATTTACGATCTTGCGCTGCATAACGCTGATACGCTGACGGTTGAACAAGCGCTGTCGCTGGCGCTGCGCGCCGAACAGGCCGCCAATACCGCACATGAGTATGGCTATAGCGAGAGTACGGAAATCACCTCGCAGCTGGGAGACTTTATTCTGGCAAACTCTGCCGGTTTTTCGGCAGGCTACCCTACGTCGCTGCACACGCTGTGGAGCCATACAATTGCTCGTAATGATACACAGCGCCAGCAGGGTTTTTGGCACACCACCGCCAGAGCGCCGTCGCTGCTGGCTCCGCCAGAGGCTATCGGACATACCGCTGCGCAACGTGCGGTAGCACAGTTAGGTGCGCGAAAACTCTCAACCCGCCGCTGCCCGGTCTTGTTTGATGCCCCCATGGCGCACAGCCTGATTCACCATCTGGTCAGCGCGCTGAGCGGCGCGGCGCTTTATCGCTCCACGTCATTTCTGGGGCAGTGCCTCGGTGAGGCAATCACCGCACCACATCTGAGCCTGCACGAAAACCCGTTTATTCCTGGCGCACTGGCTAGCGCCTGCTTTGATGCCGAAGGCGTCGCCGCCTCTCGCCGCCACGTCATTCACGACGGCATCGCACAAGGTTACTTTTTATCAAGCTACAGCGCACGGCGGCTAGGGTTATCTCCCACGGGACATGCGGGTGGTGCCTATAACCTGAGCGTCAGTAGCAGCCAGAACTGCCCCGATGATGACTTGCCGGCGCTGCTGCGCAGCATGCAAAAAGGGCTGCTGGTGACCACGCTGCTGGGAAGTGGGCTGAATCCGATGACGGGCGACTACTCCCAAGGCGTTGCAGGTTTTTGGGTCGAAAACGGCGAAATTCAGTATCCAGTCGAAGAGATCACGATTGCAGGCAACCTGAAAACGCTGCTCCTGAGATGCGTGGCACTCGGTGCGGATATCCACACGCAGGGCAACCTCTCCTGCGGCTCCCTATTGATTGAAGAGATGCAGATCGCTGGGCAGTAA
- the trxA gene encoding thioredoxin — MSDAIITASDTSLDALLTHSDKPVLLDLWAPWCQPCKTLAPLLNTIADNTPDNLTVVKLDVERYPAFMQRFGVRGIPTLLLFKNGQEISRQIGVKTLAQLRGWLESHQIAIQNTTQPLAAPRVTWGAFYGDASLHRFLHQRLRQHAADGDIEHAFSPYWQGNKGSVSAVLTHSEDIRIFERVTGLPAALGLLLEKLPSTTPAQVDALFDALSPGKTVEGVALQWLQQWLDDAGNPWSDWLADSTVDGLRKQWIRAISQRLAGETVAESEWTTLYQQAISWEEKASGELGLEKNIAAILASLSPPPTASDVDSWRSISVTLGFALAQIMQINDGWNREERATPDKRFRWFKEQEDATPNKQLTDEQITALRKQWLQENPDFSAKEDAFYQRYPQLLEAQKIPLQETLWELLRHAPTFKSQLS; from the coding sequence ATGTCAGATGCCATTATCACTGCCAGCGACACCTCGCTGGATGCGTTACTCACTCATAGCGACAAGCCCGTTTTGCTTGACCTGTGGGCCCCGTGGTGCCAGCCATGTAAAACATTGGCTCCTCTGCTGAACACCATTGCCGATAACACCCCCGATAACCTGACGGTGGTCAAGCTGGATGTGGAGCGATATCCGGCATTCATGCAGCGGTTTGGGGTGCGCGGCATTCCTACTCTGCTGCTGTTTAAAAACGGACAGGAGATTTCACGGCAGATCGGCGTGAAAACGCTGGCACAGCTGCGCGGCTGGCTGGAATCGCACCAGATTGCGATACAAAACACCACACAGCCGTTGGCAGCCCCCCGCGTAACGTGGGGAGCGTTCTATGGCGATGCGTCGCTACACCGTTTTCTCCACCAGCGGCTGCGTCAACATGCAGCGGATGGCGATATAGAACACGCATTCTCACCCTATTGGCAGGGCAACAAAGGCTCTGTCTCTGCCGTGCTGACGCACAGCGAGGACATTCGCATTTTTGAACGCGTCACCGGGCTACCTGCCGCTCTCGGCCTGCTGTTGGAAAAACTACCGAGCACCACACCTGCACAGGTTGACGCCCTCTTTGATGCACTCTCTCCGGGAAAAACCGTAGAAGGGGTGGCACTGCAATGGCTACAGCAATGGTTAGACGATGCGGGCAATCCGTGGTCAGACTGGCTGGCAGACAGCACTGTAGACGGGCTGCGCAAACAGTGGATTCGTGCGATTTCGCAACGGTTAGCGGGAGAAACCGTGGCAGAAAGCGAATGGACAACCCTGTATCAGCAGGCAATAAGTTGGGAAGAGAAAGCCTCCGGCGAACTCGGCCTGGAAAAAAATATTGCGGCAATACTCGCTAGCCTATCGCCGCCTCCAACCGCATCTGATGTGGATAGCTGGCGAAGCATCAGTGTCACGCTCGGATTCGCGCTGGCGCAGATCATGCAAATTAACGACGGATGGAACAGAGAAGAACGCGCAACGCCGGATAAACGCTTCCGCTGGTTTAAAGAACAAGAAGACGCCACGCCCAACAAACAGCTAACGGATGAGCAAATTACCGCGCTCCGTAAGCAATGGCTTCAGGAGAACCCGGATTTTTCCGCGAAAGAGGACGCGTTTTATCAGCGCTATCCACAGTTGTTAGAAGCGCAGAAAATCCCCTTACAGGAAACGCTGTGGGAATTGCTTCGCCATGCGCCGACCTTCAAATCACAATTGAGCTAA
- a CDS encoding glycine cleavage system transcriptional repressor translates to MLPSSQEHYLVITALGVDRPGIVNAITRHVSSCGCNIEDSRLAMLGKEFTFIMLLSGSWNAITLIESTLPLKGAEMDLLIVMKRTESQASQPTPSTVWVKVDVADSPHIIERFTDLFDSHQLNIAELVSKTQPAEGDKPPQLYIQIAAHSAATLDSSIIEPAFHQLCTELHAQGSISVVNYAQ, encoded by the coding sequence ATGTTGCCAAGCTCACAAGAACACTATCTGGTTATTACCGCGCTGGGAGTTGATCGTCCCGGTATTGTCAATGCGATTACCCGCCACGTCAGTAGCTGTGGCTGTAACATCGAAGATAGCCGTCTTGCCATGCTGGGCAAAGAGTTCACCTTCATTATGCTGCTGTCCGGCAGTTGGAACGCGATAACGCTGATTGAATCGACCCTGCCGCTGAAAGGCGCAGAGATGGATTTGCTGATCGTGATGAAACGAACGGAGTCACAGGCCAGCCAGCCAACGCCCTCAACCGTCTGGGTGAAGGTTGACGTTGCCGACTCCCCTCACATCATTGAACGTTTTACCGATTTGTTCGATTCTCACCAGTTAAACATTGCTGAGCTGGTTTCAAAAACCCAGCCCGCCGAGGGTGACAAGCCGCCGCAGCTGTATATTCAGATTGCCGCACATAGCGCTGCCACGCTTGATAGCTCAATTATTGAGCCAGCCTTTCATCAGCTATGTACAGAATTGCACGCACAAGGCAGTATTAGCGTCGTTAACTATGCCCAATAG
- the dapA gene encoding 4-hydroxy-tetrahydrodipicolinate synthase, with protein MFTGSIVALVTPMDAKGAVDRASLKKLIDYHVASGTSAIVSVGTTGESATLSHDEHGDVVLMTLELSDGRIPIIAGTGANATAEGVSLTKRFHGTGVVGCLTVTPYYNKPTQEGLYQHFKAIAEHTDLPQILYNVPSRTGCDMLPETVARLSEVKNIVAIKEATGNLSRVSQIQELVSEDFILLSGDDASGLDFMQLGGNGVISVTANIAAREMAELCKLAVQGNFVEARRLNQRLMPLHQKLFVEPNPIPVKWACKELGLMATDTLRLPMTPLTDSGCTVMGQALKQAGLL; from the coding sequence ATGTTTACGGGAAGTATTGTTGCGCTAGTTACGCCGATGGACGCCAAAGGCGCCGTCGATCGGGCGAGCTTGAAAAAACTGATTGATTATCATGTCGCTAGCGGTACATCGGCGATTGTCTCTGTCGGCACGACGGGGGAATCCGCCACGCTGAGCCACGACGAGCATGGCGATGTCGTGCTGATGACGCTGGAACTGAGCGACGGACGTATTCCTATCATCGCTGGAACCGGTGCGAATGCTACCGCTGAAGGCGTTTCACTGACCAAACGCTTTCATGGCACCGGTGTTGTTGGCTGCCTGACGGTCACGCCGTACTACAATAAACCGACGCAGGAAGGCCTGTACCAGCACTTCAAAGCGATTGCCGAGCATACCGATCTGCCGCAAATCCTGTATAACGTACCTTCCCGCACCGGCTGTGACATGCTGCCGGAAACCGTTGCCCGTTTGTCCGAAGTGAAAAATATTGTCGCAATTAAAGAAGCGACGGGGAACTTAAGTCGGGTAAGCCAGATCCAAGAGCTGGTTAGTGAAGACTTCATTTTGCTGAGCGGCGATGACGCTAGCGGTCTGGACTTTATGCAACTCGGCGGTAACGGTGTGATTTCCGTGACGGCGAACATTGCTGCACGCGAAATGGCGGAACTTTGCAAGCTGGCGGTGCAGGGCAATTTTGTCGAAGCGCGCCGTTTAAATCAGCGCCTGATGCCACTGCATCAGAAATTATTTGTTGAACCCAATCCTATTCCGGTGAAGTGGGCCTGTAAGGAATTGGGACTCATGGCGACCGATACGCTGCGCCTGCCGATGACACCGCTGACCGATTCCGGCTGCACGGTGATGGGGCAAGCACTTAAGCAAGCGGGTTTGCTGTAA
- the bamC gene encoding outer membrane protein assembly factor BamC — protein sequence MSYSLQKSMVAKVVGISLMMLLAACSSDQRYKRQVSGDESYLKAPELHALNTPAGMILPVQNGDYDIPPVILNGAVGKALDIRPPVQPLALLNGSRTQISGDTATLLLENSAQNSQLWSQVIRVLQDKAYTIASRQDASQTLTTDWISWPREDENVPYQGRYQISVQQQGYQVALIVKLLGLQLNGQPVTTSDQAQRYTGLMLNALSNDLDAQATVRENALANRTIGSLDVQSGADDTGLPLLIVRGPYTVVWDRLPTALSKIGMEVSDRSRPQGSVSVKYRAPSGGTWDDLGAKNPELPNGDYKLQVGDLDNRSSLQFIDSKGHTLTQSQNDALVAVFQAAFSK from the coding sequence ATGAGTTATTCATTACAAAAGTCGATGGTGGCGAAAGTCGTTGGCATATCACTCATGATGTTGCTTGCGGCTTGTTCCAGCGATCAGCGCTATAAGCGTCAGGTCAGTGGCGATGAATCCTATCTGAAGGCACCGGAGCTACATGCACTGAATACGCCTGCCGGGATGATTTTACCGGTGCAGAACGGGGATTATGATATACCGCCAGTGATCCTGAATGGCGCGGTTGGCAAGGCGCTGGATATTCGTCCTCCTGTGCAGCCATTGGCTTTGTTGAATGGTTCCCGTACCCAGATCTCAGGAGATACGGCAACGCTGTTGTTAGAAAACAGCGCGCAAAACAGCCAGCTCTGGTCGCAGGTTATCCGCGTGCTGCAAGATAAAGCATACACGATTGCCAGCCGTCAGGATGCCAGCCAAACGCTGACGACCGACTGGATCTCATGGCCGCGTGAAGATGAAAACGTACCGTATCAGGGGCGTTATCAGATTTCCGTGCAGCAGCAGGGTTATCAGGTTGCTCTGATTGTGAAACTGCTGGGATTACAGCTGAATGGTCAGCCAGTGACGACGAGCGATCAGGCTCAGCGCTACACTGGTCTGATGCTGAATGCACTCAGTAATGATCTGGATGCTCAGGCAACTGTTCGCGAAAACGCACTGGCAAACCGCACCATCGGTTCGCTGGATGTGCAGAGCGGAGCAGATGACACAGGCTTGCCACTGCTGATTGTGCGCGGCCCGTATACCGTTGTGTGGGATCGTCTGCCAACCGCGCTGAGTAAAATCGGAATGGAAGTTAGCGATCGCAGCCGTCCGCAGGGTTCGGTTTCTGTCAAGTATAGAGCGCCGAGCGGCGGAACCTGGGATGACCTGGGTGCGAAAAATCCTGAACTGCCTAACGGCGATTACAAATTGCAGGTCGGCGATTTAGATAACCGCAGCAGTCTGCAATTTATCGATTCCAAAGGGCATACGCTAACCCAGTCTCAGAACGATGCGCTGGTGGCCGTATTCCAGGCGGCATTCAGTAAATAA
- the tldD gene encoding metalloprotease TldD: MAIHASRAPVSPALSVFSLETTGITHALNHIMQRQVDYADLYFQRRQQEGWQIENGIVRPTGFSRDQGVGVRAISGEKTAFSYTNDLRPQAILQAASTVREISRQGQSASVALPASLPHGTTALYPSNNPLLAVTEEQKRQLLLSIDRQARARDPRVMQVTAYLNASHETILIARHDGQLATDIRPLVNLVINVVVEQQGRRENGSSGGGRRLDYRFFDDETVSHWVNKAVDQALNNLDASPVPAGTYSVILGAGSPGILLHEAIGHGLEGDFNRKGSSAFSSLLGERVAAPGITVVDDGTLANRRGSLHVDDEGTPSQCTTLIEDGILRGYLQDSLNARLMNTALTGNARRASYSALPLPRMTNTYMLAGQYPAEEVIASVKNGLYAVGFGGGQVDISSGKYVFSTTEAYLIENGRVTRPVKGATLIGHGPEALLHVAMVGNDLALDNGNIACTKEGQSLPVSVGQPTLRIDNMTIGGSQ, encoded by the coding sequence ATGGCAATACACGCTTCCAGAGCGCCAGTCTCCCCTGCACTGTCGGTATTTTCGCTGGAAACGACGGGGATAACACACGCGCTGAACCACATCATGCAGCGTCAGGTAGACTATGCCGATCTCTATTTTCAACGCCGCCAGCAGGAAGGCTGGCAGATCGAAAACGGCATTGTGCGTCCCACCGGTTTCAGCCGCGATCAAGGTGTTGGCGTCCGTGCCATCAGCGGTGAAAAGACCGCGTTTTCCTACACTAATGACCTCCGCCCGCAGGCTATTCTGCAAGCAGCCAGCACTGTAAGAGAAATCAGCCGTCAGGGGCAAAGCGCTAGCGTGGCATTACCCGCATCGCTACCACACGGCACCACCGCGCTCTACCCATCAAACAATCCGCTACTTGCCGTCACGGAAGAACAAAAACGCCAGTTGCTGCTTTCTATCGATCGTCAGGCACGAGCACGCGACCCCCGAGTGATGCAGGTAACGGCTTACTTGAATGCCTCACATGAAACCATTCTGATCGCTCGACATGACGGTCAGCTCGCCACCGACATTCGTCCACTGGTGAATCTGGTCATCAATGTCGTCGTCGAGCAGCAGGGCCGTCGGGAAAATGGTTCTAGCGGTGGCGGGCGGCGTCTCGACTACCGATTCTTTGATGACGAGACGGTCAGCCACTGGGTCAATAAGGCTGTTGATCAGGCACTGAATAATCTAGACGCCAGTCCGGTGCCAGCAGGCACCTATAGCGTGATCCTCGGTGCTGGTTCACCCGGAATTTTGCTACACGAAGCCATCGGGCACGGACTGGAAGGCGATTTTAACCGCAAAGGCAGTTCCGCATTCTCCAGCCTATTGGGAGAGCGCGTCGCCGCACCGGGCATCACCGTCGTGGATGACGGCACGCTCGCCAACCGACGGGGTTCGTTGCATGTAGACGATGAAGGCACGCCGTCGCAGTGCACAACGTTAATCGAAGACGGCATACTACGCGGTTATTTACAGGACAGCCTCAACGCCAGACTGATGAATACCGCCCTGACGGGCAACGCACGTCGGGCGTCCTACTCCGCGCTGCCGCTGCCACGGATGACCAATACCTACATGTTAGCAGGACAGTACCCTGCCGAAGAGGTGATCGCGTCGGTCAAAAACGGGCTCTACGCCGTCGGCTTCGGCGGTGGACAGGTTGATATCAGCAGCGGGAAATATGTCTTTTCCACCACGGAAGCCTATCTGATTGAAAACGGGCGCGTCACCCGCCCCGTGAAGGGCGCGACGCTGATTGGTCACGGGCCAGAAGCACTGCTGCACGTCGCGATGGTAGGCAACGATCTGGCTTTGGATAACGGCAATATCGCGTGCACCAAAGAAGGCCAATCCCTGCCCGTCAGCGTCGGCCAGCCAACGCTTCGCATAGACAACATGACCATAGGCGGTTCGCAGTAG
- a CDS encoding tRNA(Met) cytidine acetyltransferase, whose amino-acid sequence MMLRDFLHSQRQQQRYGVRRLLVLSGEANWCEERALALSGQLSGGWLWVSEHAPDSVTALPASRVRTLLGREFLHAVFDARSGVDVEALAMLSGTLQAGSWLIMLVPSWQAWPTQPDQDSLRWSEQEQPIATPHFIQHFQRQLLADEDVVLWQQDQAFVIRPLAARSDWQPASGEPTAQQQHILHELNAIESGVLVITAPRGRGKSALAGMLTQRSLGACWITAPSRAAADILQQHARADVPFWAPDALLEHCRLHGAPRVDWLLIDEAAAIPSSVLSALLPYFSRILMTTTVQGYEGTGRGFLLKFCATLPQWRAFTLDEPLRWAVNDPLERVLDKALLFSEPEAFHSPQQPDRPIPSSALESRIERADDWLTHPDRLTWCYALLCSAHYRTSPLDLRRLMDAPGMHIASAQMAGEIGGVLWLVEEGGLSASLAHEVWAGRRRPRGNLVAQSLAAHAGLWYAPTLRARRVSRIAVASSYRRQGIGRALIAEQMCEAQRQALDYLSVSFGYQPELWAFWQSCGFQLVRIGSHLEASSGCYSAMAILPLSEAGHRLAEQGSRQLARDWYWLQRLIPLNLALPQTENTELDEDDWRELAGFAFAHRPMEASFAALCRLLSHTALPLPALRLLAEKPGESEQIATTLGLTGRKVLLKRWREETTSALHHYNKEVAIAGINGCYNI is encoded by the coding sequence ATGATGTTGCGTGATTTTCTCCACAGCCAACGCCAGCAGCAGCGCTATGGTGTCCGGCGATTGCTGGTGCTGAGTGGTGAAGCGAACTGGTGTGAAGAACGGGCGTTGGCGCTCAGTGGTCAATTGTCCGGCGGCTGGCTGTGGGTTAGCGAACACGCGCCTGATTCCGTCACCGCACTGCCAGCCAGTCGAGTGCGGACGCTGCTGGGGCGGGAGTTTCTTCACGCGGTGTTTGATGCACGTAGCGGCGTGGATGTCGAAGCGCTGGCGATGCTGTCAGGCACGCTACAGGCCGGTAGCTGGCTGATTATGCTGGTGCCGTCGTGGCAGGCATGGCCGACACAGCCAGATCAAGACAGCCTGCGCTGGAGCGAACAAGAACAGCCGATTGCTACCCCGCACTTTATTCAACATTTCCAGCGCCAGCTGTTGGCCGATGAGGACGTCGTTCTCTGGCAGCAGGATCAGGCATTCGTGATTCGGCCATTGGCCGCGCGATCGGACTGGCAGCCAGCTAGCGGTGAACCGACCGCGCAACAGCAGCATATTTTGCATGAACTGAACGCCATCGAGTCCGGCGTATTGGTGATTACCGCCCCGCGCGGACGAGGGAAATCGGCGCTGGCGGGAATGCTGACGCAGCGGAGTCTCGGTGCCTGCTGGATCACCGCACCTTCCCGCGCGGCGGCGGATATCCTGCAACAGCATGCGCGTGCCGATGTGCCATTCTGGGCACCGGATGCGCTGCTGGAACACTGCCGCCTTCACGGTGCACCCCGTGTCGACTGGTTGTTAATTGATGAAGCGGCGGCGATCCCGTCTTCCGTGCTCTCCGCGCTGTTACCGTATTTTTCCCGTATTCTGATGACCACGACGGTGCAAGGGTATGAAGGCACTGGACGGGGATTTCTTCTCAAATTTTGTGCGACGCTGCCGCAGTGGCGGGCATTTACGCTGGACGAACCTTTGCGCTGGGCCGTTAACGATCCGCTGGAGCGGGTGTTGGATAAGGCGCTGCTATTCAGCGAGCCCGAAGCGTTTCATTCCCCGCAACAGCCCGATCGGCCTATTCCCTCTTCTGCGTTGGAAAGTCGAATCGAACGCGCTGACGACTGGCTGACACATCCTGACCGCCTGACGTGGTGCTACGCGCTTTTGTGCAGTGCGCATTACCGTACCTCGCCGCTGGATTTGCGCCGTCTGATGGATGCGCCGGGCATGCATATTGCCAGCGCACAGATGGCGGGCGAGATTGGTGGTGTACTGTGGCTGGTGGAGGAGGGTGGACTGTCTGCCTCACTGGCACATGAGGTGTGGGCCGGACGGCGACGCCCGCGTGGTAATCTGGTGGCGCAGTCGCTGGCGGCACACGCCGGGCTATGGTATGCACCAACGCTACGTGCTCGCCGCGTGAGCCGGATTGCGGTGGCATCGTCATATCGCCGACAGGGGATTGGTCGCGCGTTAATTGCTGAACAGATGTGTGAGGCACAGCGACAGGCGCTGGATTACCTGTCGGTTAGCTTCGGCTATCAGCCAGAGCTATGGGCATTCTGGCAGTCGTGTGGGTTTCAACTGGTGCGTATCGGTAGCCATCTTGAAGCCAGCAGCGGCTGTTACAGTGCGATGGCGATACTGCCGCTGAGTGAAGCGGGACATAGACTGGCGGAGCAGGGAAGCCGGCAATTGGCGCGTGACTGGTATTGGTTACAGCGCCTGATTCCGCTGAACCTTGCGCTGCCGCAGACAGAAAATACCGAGTTGGATGAAGACGACTGGCGTGAGCTGGCGGGGTTTGCGTTTGCGCATCGGCCGATGGAGGCCAGCTTCGCTGCGCTTTGCCGCCTGTTGAGTCACACTGCATTGCCACTGCCTGCGTTACGCCTGCTGGCGGAAAAGCCGGGTGAAAGCGAGCAGATAGCCACGACGCTGGGGCTGACTGGTAGGAAAGTACTCTTAAAACGCTGGCGTGAAGAAACCACCAGCGCTCTACATCACTATAATAAAGAGGTTGCTATCGCTGGCATCAATGGATGTTATAATATTTAA
- a CDS encoding response regulator transcription factor — protein sequence MNVIVDDKLSIFIQGMSFRLNKVMPEIRMKVADDLYGIWRAIESMPDAVLLLDGDVDSKTFVSTLDELSLANPNNHIVVMMNSVNKKQLELYLAHRAVAIVPKNLPAEMVIQVLKMAAAGMVCFPERTFFNKDDNKPDVNKVANLSDRQLEVLELIAAGKSNKQISRSLNISAGTVKSHLESIFRRLNVNNRTQAAIIFSSND from the coding sequence ATGAATGTTATCGTTGACGATAAATTATCAATATTTATTCAGGGTATGTCTTTTAGATTGAACAAGGTTATGCCTGAAATAAGAATGAAAGTTGCAGATGATCTATATGGCATATGGAGGGCGATAGAAAGCATGCCGGATGCTGTGCTATTGCTTGATGGTGATGTTGACTCAAAGACTTTTGTGTCAACACTAGACGAACTTTCATTAGCTAATCCTAATAACCACATTGTTGTTATGATGAATAGTGTAAATAAGAAACAGTTAGAGTTGTACTTGGCACATCGTGCGGTGGCCATTGTTCCTAAAAATCTTCCTGCTGAAATGGTAATTCAAGTCCTGAAAATGGCTGCTGCAGGAATGGTCTGCTTTCCTGAACGCACTTTTTTCAATAAAGATGATAATAAGCCTGATGTTAATAAGGTTGCTAATCTTAGCGATCGACAATTAGAAGTTCTGGAGCTCATTGCTGCAGGGAAATCGAATAAACAAATTAGCCGCTCACTTAATATTAGTGCAGGTACAGTTAAGTCCCATCTCGAGTCAATATTTAGACGGTTAAATGTTAATAATCGCACACAAGCTGCAATTATTTTCTCTAGTAATGATTAG